A region from the Thermanaeromonas toyohensis ToBE genome encodes:
- a CDS encoding ribosomal-processing cysteine protease Prp: protein MIHATLWQDRDGCLIGFEITGHAGYAPRGQDIVCAAVSALAQAAVLGLEEFLSRKPAAEIRKGKLHCQLAQDLSPQDWERAEAILGTLKLGLEAIKESYPQYIKIETRRWTGCGE, encoded by the coding sequence ATGATCCACGCAACCCTTTGGCAGGATAGGGATGGCTGTCTGATAGGGTTTGAAATCACCGGTCATGCAGGTTATGCTCCCCGGGGGCAGGATATTGTATGTGCAGCTGTTTCGGCTTTGGCCCAGGCCGCTGTTTTAGGGTTGGAGGAGTTTTTAAGTAGGAAACCCGCAGCGGAGATCCGTAAGGGGAAGCTCCACTGCCAACTGGCCCAGGACCTTTCTCCGCAGGACTGGGAGCGGGCGGAGGCCATTTTAGGTACCTTAAAGCTAGGGCTTGAAGCTATAAAGGAAAGTTACCCTCAGTATATTAAAATAGAAACCAGGAGGTGGACCGGATGCGGAGAATAG
- a CDS encoding TIGR03960 family B12-binding radical SAM protein, whose product MSPKELRSYIIDSVLPRVEKPARYLGTEWNSVHKEWDNTLVRMVFAFPDLYEVGMSHLGLAILYGLVNEQDGMLLERVFAPAPDLEAILRQEGLPLFSLESYRPLSDFDVIGFTLQYELTYTTILNMLDLAGIPLLARERGQKHPLIIGGGPCACNPEPLAPFFDCFVLGDGEEVLLKLLELVGELKRFPSGRVDREEFLRRAAGLPGIYVPSFYEVLYQEDGTLKEVRPKPAGVPEKVKKAVVADLDTAYFPSRPIVPYLEIVHDRLMLEVMRGCTRGCRFCQAGAIYRPVRERDIKILLRQAAELLRTTGYEEVSLTSLSSADYSCIEELALALAETYANEGISISLPSLRVDTFSVRLAHALQKFRKKGTLTLAPEAGTQRLRDVINKGVTAEDLLSAAGEAFSAGWHHIKLYFMIGLPTETEEDLKGIVELARQVLEQGRQVSRNKKPSVTVSVSSFVPKPHTPFQWEPQAALNELKEKQRFLRLRLKGPGLYFSWHQPEMSFLEAVLARGDRRLGQALFIAWREGAKLEGWSEHFRYEVWEKAFQACGLDPAFYAYRRRGYQEKFPWDHLDFGISKDFLWEDYQRALAGQVTLDCRSGRCLGCGVCPGLKVRMKLKGEARNFAPAG is encoded by the coding sequence GTGTCTCCCAAAGAATTAAGGTCATACATAATAGATAGTGTGTTACCCCGGGTGGAGAAGCCAGCCCGCTACTTGGGTACTGAGTGGAATAGTGTCCATAAAGAATGGGACAACACTTTAGTGCGTATGGTTTTCGCCTTTCCCGATCTTTACGAAGTAGGCATGTCCCATTTAGGGCTAGCTATACTTTACGGCCTAGTTAATGAACAGGACGGGATGCTTTTGGAGAGGGTTTTTGCTCCGGCCCCCGATTTAGAAGCCATCCTGCGGCAAGAAGGATTACCCCTTTTTTCCTTGGAATCCTATCGTCCCCTCAGTGACTTTGATGTAATCGGTTTCACCCTTCAGTATGAACTTACATATACCACCATCCTTAATATGTTGGACTTGGCGGGTATACCCTTGTTGGCGCGGGAGCGCGGCCAGAAACACCCCTTAATTATCGGAGGGGGTCCCTGCGCCTGCAACCCTGAACCCTTAGCACCTTTTTTCGATTGCTTTGTTTTGGGCGATGGAGAGGAAGTTTTGCTTAAGCTCCTAGAATTGGTAGGAGAACTCAAGAGATTTCCTAGTGGGAGGGTGGACCGGGAAGAATTCTTGCGCCGGGCCGCCGGGCTACCCGGCATCTATGTCCCCTCCTTTTACGAAGTACTCTATCAGGAGGATGGTACCCTTAAGGAGGTACGGCCTAAGCCTGCGGGTGTCCCAGAGAAGGTAAAAAAGGCGGTGGTGGCTGATCTGGATACAGCTTACTTCCCTTCCCGGCCCATCGTCCCTTATTTGGAGATAGTCCATGACCGCTTGATGCTGGAAGTTATGCGGGGATGTACCCGAGGATGCCGGTTTTGCCAAGCTGGAGCCATCTATCGCCCAGTACGGGAGAGGGATATTAAGATATTGTTGCGCCAGGCGGCGGAGCTCCTCCGTACTACCGGGTACGAGGAGGTCTCCCTTACTTCCTTAAGCAGCGCCGACTACTCCTGTATAGAAGAGCTGGCTTTAGCCTTGGCTGAAACTTACGCTAACGAAGGTATAAGCATATCGCTTCCCTCCTTACGGGTGGACACCTTTAGCGTACGATTGGCCCACGCCTTGCAGAAGTTCCGGAAAAAAGGCACTTTGACCTTGGCTCCTGAAGCCGGAACCCAGCGCCTAAGGGATGTAATCAATAAAGGAGTAACGGCTGAAGATCTTTTGAGCGCCGCTGGGGAAGCCTTCTCCGCCGGCTGGCACCATATCAAGTTATATTTTATGATCGGCTTACCCACAGAGACAGAAGAGGATCTTAAGGGGATAGTAGAACTTGCTCGCCAGGTCCTAGAGCAGGGGAGGCAGGTATCTCGGAATAAAAAGCCTAGCGTTACAGTGAGTGTATCTTCCTTCGTTCCTAAACCCCATACCCCCTTCCAATGGGAACCCCAGGCTGCTTTAAATGAACTTAAGGAAAAACAGAGGTTTTTAAGGTTAAGATTAAAGGGACCGGGTTTATATTTCAGCTGGCACCAACCAGAAATGAGTTTTTTAGAAGCAGTTCTTGCCCGGGGAGACCGTCGGTTAGGACAAGCTTTATTTATAGCCTGGCGGGAAGGAGCAAAGCTTGAGGGATGGTCTGAGCATTTCCGGTACGAAGTCTGGGAAAAGGCCTTTCAGGCTTGCGGGTTGGATCCGGCTTTCTATGCCTACCGTCGCCGGGGATATCAAGAGAAATTCCCCTGGGATCACCTGGATTTTGGGATAAGTAAAGACTTTTTATGGGAAGATTATCAGCGAGCCCTGGCTGGCCAAGTAACCCTTGATTGCCGCTCGGGGCGCTGCCTAGGATGCGGGGTGTGCCCTGGGTTAAAGGTGAGAATGAAGTTAAAGGGGGAGGCGCGTAACTTTGCGCCTGCGGGTTAA
- a CDS encoding TIGR03936 family radical SAM-associated protein: protein MRLRVKFAKLGIGKFLSQLEVMRALQRAARRSGIPLALTEGFNPHPRMSFGPALAVGAESEAEYVDLELREPQAPGKVLEALARELPPGLKVLAAWEIPPNHPPVAAQVRCAAYQVEVEGLEPSQIKEAIQRLLAQEEAWVSRKGKEGGRKINIRPGLYQLELKGEATLEMLLSLSPEGSVRPEEVVRALDPSLSIKTIRRTALYSRCGPEGFIPLD from the coding sequence TTGCGCCTGCGGGTTAAATTCGCCAAGCTGGGTATAGGCAAATTTTTAAGCCAACTGGAAGTAATGCGAGCCCTGCAAAGGGCAGCCCGCAGATCCGGGATTCCTTTAGCTTTGACGGAGGGTTTTAATCCCCACCCGCGCATGTCCTTCGGCCCCGCTTTAGCAGTAGGCGCAGAGAGCGAGGCTGAATACGTGGACTTAGAATTAAGGGAACCACAAGCCCCAGGCAAAGTATTAGAGGCCTTAGCCCGGGAACTTCCCCCCGGGCTTAAAGTATTGGCTGCCTGGGAAATCCCTCCTAATCATCCGCCAGTTGCGGCACAAGTACGATGCGCAGCCTATCAGGTAGAGGTCGAGGGCTTGGAGCCGAGCCAGATTAAAGAGGCCATACAGAGACTGCTCGCCCAGGAGGAAGCCTGGGTGTCACGTAAGGGGAAGGAGGGTGGCCGGAAGATCAATATACGGCCCGGCTTATATCAGCTTGAGCTGAAGGGGGAGGCTACTTTAGAGATGCTATTATCCTTAAGCCCTGAAGGTAGCGTGCGGCCTGAAGAAGTAGTACGGGCCTTAGATCCTTCCCTGAGCATAAAAACCATACGCCGTACGGCCCTTTACTCAAGGTGTGGCCCAGAGGGATTTATTCCCCTGGACTAG
- a CDS encoding Spo0B domain-containing protein — protein sequence MGKGPGDFLRLLRGQKHEFLNHLQVILGFLQLGKPERALVYTKEVAAKIEKNGRLMRLKPPEVAFQCQLKLEEAARYQVSVEVQMETEMEELLLPGEIATALLEPAWDLALSAVGRKGEGKELFLTISETEEGYRWHFNTGAEYFEDGSLDPLLAELEDKAGKYQVPFSWSPYPLEFSLWLPRRVGSP from the coding sequence ATGGGGAAGGGGCCAGGAGATTTCTTGAGGCTGCTACGAGGACAGAAACATGAGTTTTTAAACCATTTGCAGGTGATTTTAGGATTTTTGCAGCTGGGCAAACCTGAGCGGGCTTTGGTCTATACTAAAGAAGTGGCGGCTAAGATCGAAAAGAATGGAAGGCTTATGCGCCTTAAGCCCCCGGAAGTGGCCTTCCAATGCCAGTTGAAGCTAGAGGAGGCTGCCCGGTACCAGGTGTCGGTGGAGGTGCAGATGGAGACAGAGATGGAAGAACTCCTCTTACCGGGGGAGATAGCCACCGCCCTTCTGGAACCAGCCTGGGATCTAGCCCTTTCGGCAGTGGGTAGGAAAGGCGAGGGCAAGGAATTGTTCCTAACGATAAGTGAGACAGAAGAGGGATATCGCTGGCACTTTAACACTGGAGCAGAATATTTCGAGGACGGAAGTTTAGATCCTCTCCTGGCTGAACTGGAAGATAAGGCAGGGAAATACCAGGTGCCTTTTTCCTGGTCTCCTTATCCCCTGGAGTTTAGCCTTTGGTTACCACGAAGGGTAGGCTCTCCATAA
- the rplU gene encoding 50S ribosomal protein L21: MYAIIETGGKQYRVKEGDLLRVEKLPVEVGETVVFDRVLALKDENGLRVGRPYLQEVKVIGKVEAQGKGEKIIIFKYKPKKNYRRKQGHRQPFTALRIERIELG; this comes from the coding sequence ATGTATGCTATAATTGAAACCGGGGGGAAACAATACCGAGTAAAGGAAGGAGATCTGCTGCGGGTGGAAAAGCTACCGGTGGAGGTAGGGGAGACCGTGGTCTTTGATAGGGTGCTGGCCCTAAAGGATGAGAATGGGTTAAGGGTAGGTAGGCCCTATCTCCAAGAGGTAAAGGTTATAGGTAAGGTGGAAGCGCAGGGGAAAGGAGAAAAAATAATCATCTTTAAGTACAAGCCCAAGAAAAATTACCGGCGTAAGCAAGGGCATAGGCAACCCTTTACTGCTCTGCGCATCGAGAGGATAGAGCTAGGTTAG
- the rpmA gene encoding 50S ribosomal protein L27, with amino-acid sequence MDLQLFAHKKGVGSSRNGRDSESKRLGVKRYDGQFVCAGNIIVRQRGTKIHPGRNVGIGKDDTLYALIDGYVKFERKGRDKKQVSVYAAY; translated from the coding sequence ATAGATTTGCAGTTGTTTGCCCATAAAAAAGGTGTGGGTAGTTCCCGGAACGGTCGGGACAGCGAATCTAAACGCCTAGGGGTAAAGCGATATGATGGACAATTTGTGTGTGCAGGTAATATTATTGTTCGCCAGCGGGGTACTAAAATACACCCCGGACGTAATGTAGGTATAGGCAAGGATGATACCTTGTACGCCCTCATTGACGGGTATGTAAAGTTTGAAAGGAAGGGCCGGGATAAGAAACAGGTCAGCGTTTATGCAGCTTATTAA
- the obgE gene encoding GTPase ObgE, with protein MFYDEAKIYVRGGDGGNGAVAFRREKYVPRGGPSGGDGGRGGSVILEADPGLRTLVDFHYRTHYRAERGEHGQGKNKHGRSAPDLVLRVPVGTVVRDAETNKILADLVYPGQQVVVAAGGRGGRGNARFATPWNQAPTFAEKGEPGEERWLLLELKLLADVGLIGLPNAGKSTLLSRISAARPKIADYPFTTLTPNLGVVRLDEEHSFVVADIPGLIEGAHRGAGLGLKFLRHIERTRILVHVLEVGLLTKEEVLRNFRIVNEELSHYSPKLLERPQVIAANKIDLPGGQENVEFIKASLGSSYRIFPISALKGEGIEPLLWYLTELLASLPETGPIILKDEYEETSVIKPPVTILRQGDVFLVSGPEVERRVAMTDFNNEAAVYRLQQALKRLGVEEALRRAGARPGDTVRIGNQEFEWQE; from the coding sequence GTGTTTTATGATGAGGCTAAAATTTATGTTCGTGGTGGCGACGGCGGGAACGGGGCCGTGGCCTTCCGGCGGGAAAAGTATGTACCCCGGGGAGGACCGAGCGGCGGAGATGGTGGCCGGGGTGGTAGCGTAATCCTGGAAGCTGATCCTGGACTTAGAACCTTGGTAGACTTTCACTACCGGACCCACTACCGCGCTGAAAGGGGCGAGCATGGGCAAGGTAAAAATAAACATGGCCGGAGCGCTCCAGATCTGGTCCTCCGTGTACCTGTAGGTACAGTGGTTAGGGATGCCGAAACAAACAAGATATTGGCGGATCTGGTATATCCTGGGCAGCAAGTAGTGGTGGCGGCTGGCGGTCGCGGAGGTAGGGGCAATGCCCGTTTTGCTACGCCTTGGAATCAAGCTCCCACCTTTGCGGAAAAGGGTGAGCCTGGAGAGGAACGCTGGCTTCTACTGGAGTTAAAACTGCTAGCTGATGTAGGCTTGATAGGGTTACCTAACGCGGGTAAATCCACTCTTCTTTCGCGAATCTCAGCGGCCCGGCCTAAAATCGCCGATTATCCCTTTACGACCTTAACCCCCAATCTGGGGGTAGTGCGTCTAGATGAGGAACATTCCTTTGTAGTGGCAGATATCCCTGGCCTTATCGAAGGTGCCCACCGGGGAGCTGGGTTAGGCCTCAAGTTTTTACGCCACATAGAGAGGACCCGGATTTTGGTCCATGTGTTAGAAGTAGGTCTGCTCACAAAAGAAGAAGTGCTCCGTAACTTTAGGATTGTAAATGAAGAGTTAAGCCATTATAGCCCTAAGCTTCTTGAGCGCCCCCAAGTGATCGCTGCTAACAAGATCGACCTGCCAGGTGGACAGGAAAATGTGGAGTTTATAAAGGCTAGCCTTGGGTCATCCTACCGTATTTTCCCTATCTCGGCTCTAAAGGGCGAGGGTATTGAACCCCTCCTTTGGTATTTGACAGAGCTTCTGGCCAGTTTGCCGGAAACCGGGCCTATAATCTTAAAGGATGAATACGAGGAGACTTCCGTAATAAAGCCCCCCGTGACTATACTGCGGCAGGGCGATGTTTTTCTTGTTTCTGGTCCGGAGGTGGAGCGGCGGGTGGCCATGACAGATTTTAACAATGAAGCAGCTGTGTATAGACTCCAACAAGCTTTAAAACGTCTGGGAGTAGAAGAAGCTCTGCGGCGTGCTGGGGCCCGGCCAGGGGATACCGTCCGCATCGGTAATCAGGAGTTTGAGTGGCAAGAATGA